Genomic segment of Malus domestica chromosome 15, GDT2T_hap1:
GTGAAAGAGCAATGTTTTCGACGTATAAAAAGACTGGGGATCGAGGGTtcgaccaaaaacaaaagttagcTGCTGCGTTGCCATTGCAGCATCTGTTATTATTTGCACTATTAAAGGAATAGTTTTGTAGGGAATTTGGAAAGTGTTCTGGTGGGTgcttattcaaatgttcttgagACAATGAGACATAGTTAGCAATTTGAAATAGCTAGCTAGGTTTTGGTTGAATTAGTACTTATCCCCACTATATCCAAATGGTCCCAAGAGATTCCAAATTTGTAGCAACATGGGAATTGATGAACACATACTATTTTCTCCTTATACACACTCCTGTTTAATAATGTTTATTGTTTTCGTTTGATTTGATAGCCAGAAACAACAAAGTGTGTGTGACAGACTTAAAATTGGTGTGCGAACTAAACTCCCTAATCCTTCCTCAATGATGTCATTACTCATATGCCTCTCACCACAACTAGTTCTacacatattatatatttaatattaatATGCCTTCGATTAAGAAAGTATCTCTAGTCatataataacatataaatTGATAACATCATGTGTCGGTGCCACAGTTAAACTAAAACCATTTTCCTCTATCAAAGAAGTGGTAGGTATATATTGTCTAGATAACTTTTAACTTCTATATAAAAGAGTAAATGACCATGTGGTATAAGAAAATTACCTTTGAACATTGGGCTTGACAGAAGAACAAATAGGGAAGTTAAAGGCCTAGTCCATTATTCAATGAGCCCATTACTCTGATAAGTCGAAGTTCACCTCTCCCCAGAGGCCCAGACCCTTAAACCCCAAAACTAAACACAAAACCCTCGGCGGAAAAATGCAGAGACCAAAATTAACCACCCGAAAAAATGGCCAATCGGTGGCGCGCAGCCGGCAGCAACATCCGCGCGGTTCTGCAAAACCCCAGCTCCGGACCCCAACCTCCATTCTCATCCTTCGCGGCTATGTACCACACGATCCAAGCCATCCCTCGAGAAGTCACTGGAAACAGAGTCTCCGTCAAAGACAGAGCTCAAGGTCGAATCCCAGCCGTCGTGTTCTCTCAGCAGCTAAATCCTACCAGCGCCGCCGCTCGTCCGGTGTCCAGGAAGCACCTGCTGACCACCGAAAGGAAGCAGATTCAGGCCATTCTCAAGTCCGTAGAACTCCCATTTTTCTGCTCCACTCGGTTCCCCCTCCAGATCCGAGCCGGGTCCGGGTCATCGGATTTGCTCGAATCCGGAAATGTCATACCCATCAAGGcaatttctcattttcttcatccATTATAATTCGATACAATTTCCaataatatagaaaaaaaattgaaaatttctgAGTTAtttaaaatttgggtttttgtgtAGATTCATAGGGACGAAGAGAGTGGGAAGATTCTgaatttggtgtttgtttgggCGGATGAGGGCTCGGAGCTGAAAGTTGACGTCCCTGTTGTTTTCAAGGGTGAAGATGTTTGTCCTGGTCTCAAGAAAGgtaaatttgattttctttggTTGCACATTGTTAGGTTTGTTTCGTTTCTTTGGTAAACAGAAGCTTTAGGAAGAGAGGAAATTTTGGTTATGGATGTGGTACATTGCTTTGCTTTAAAGGCTCTTCTTTCTATCCTCTGTGCATCTATACTATAGCGGTTACGTATTGAAAACAGAATTGCAGCTGCTTATGCTGTTGTTGTTGAGATTATAAGGATATTTATTGTTAAGAGTGTGCTTCTACGCGTTGTATGACAACGGTGCATGTAAAATGTTTAAAAGCCTGTTACTATCGGAGTCCCTATTTGACGCATCATGTTGTTTTCATGCCTTCTTTAAAGACTGATTTGTGTTGATTGATTGTGACTTGTTCGTGCCAAAACAGGTGGCCATCTGAACAAAATTAGAACTAGCCTAACGTACCTGGGACCAGCTGAGCACATTCCTACAAAGATTGAGGTGGATGTCAGCGATCTAGATATAGGAGATAGGGTGTTCGTTCCGGATGTTGAGGTTCATCCTTCCATGAAGCTTCTAAGTAAGAACGAAACCATGCCCATATGTAAGATGGTCGCAACAAATTTGGACAACACAGAATCTGCACGAGTTTAGTCACCAAAGCACAGGTTTACGGCTTTCCTGCATTGACTTGAATCACGAGTAGAAGCAACAAGTTCAATAAGTCTTTGATTTATCCTAAGTTACAGATTTGCCCACCGCCATATGCTGTGTGATTCTCAAGTTGTAAAACAATCGTGATTGTTTAGATCATAATCAGCTGGATTTTGTTGTAGCACTCTCAATTTTTGTTACATCTGTGCTTTTATTATAATGGTTATCAGAACATGCCTGATGTTAAGCAAAGATTACATTATAATTGTCGGATGCATGTGGATCTCGTCGTAGTTAACACCGTAACAAATGTGTAATTAGCTCCATCTAATTCTAAGTAAGTTGTCAATGTTGTACAAGCCTTCAATTAAACTAATAAGCTAGTGATGATATTCATGGATGTGCCTGCAGACTACAGCCTCAACACTTTAGTCGAACATTTCCTGGAACGGCCTCACTGCCTTAAAAGCATCCACCATCTCCTCAGCCCAATTATGTCATCCTACTATTTCCGTTAAAACTTCACTACGCAGCTCCTTCACATCACCACTCATCATGCCTTCCGAATCTGAACCATTTTCTGTTCCTCAGAAGCACCCAAAGTGAATTAGCAAACAACGTAACACATGCATAAATTGTACTgctaatacaaaaatatatcaaCCGTCTCACCTTTTGCATATCATCGAGTTTAGCATCGTccttgttgaccctaaaaactaccaagcctatgtggcgcGCATGTCGGGTAACTAATGAGTTAACTACGTCCTTCAGTTGATGCGaggtgtgccaactcgtcagccgaggagtaaaatgtgttgatgttgcgttgagtgcgcgactgacttctcgatcttgcgactgcggccaaagaaggaacacgtctcggcctttgggttctagagcctgaagacaaggctgctaattttgcgaagttcacaaatcgtcaacGCCGGATGCGGTCATAGTGGTTATATTTGTAagggtataagcacgccgaatcgacaccagagtataggggcacaaatactcaaaacaaatatatgtcttgatggtaaatgtggtttGCTCGtcggaatgccgaactctaaaacttacttatgagtatccaatcataaaagaactcggcgttcaatgtgccaagccctagtaaactgtaacacctcaccttgCCGAaaaagctaatgagatgacctctgctaATAAGGactcgaaaacccttctcgaccgagacttggatagataaccagtcgccctcgacgcagtgctgtttatccaaactgaaggtgctccgcggtcggctgattctacgacaacaatgttgtttatccaaactgaaggtgctccgtgGTCAGCTGATTTTATGGCAACAATGCTGTTtctccaaactgaaggtgttcgccggttgccttcacagtgctgtttatccaaactgaagatgtgttggcagaaaaagaaaataaaaatctcaaggttgttgagaggtttcacaTAGAGCAAGAATTTGTgtagggcagtttgtgtgttgaattggaatgGGCTTTTTCATCGCGGTccgtcttgtatttatagagcTTGTATGTTTAATGACCACATTGCATTTCGAGAAGTATGAAAGCTGCCAATAATATTCCTAAGAATATCTTTTAATAACCCCATGGATTACCATCACGCCATTTGGGCTTTAGCTTGTAGCCACGTGCATGCAATCCAATCTTTATTTTCAATCCCTTCATGTGATGCCATTTGACAAGATCCTTCGCAGGATGCCAAGAATATTCGATCCCACCATCACTTTATAATcttgggagttttaatgaaaagcccgcggtactgttcactttaacgaaaaaccacatttttacactaaaaagtcaatcatgatactgttgaaaaaaaaaataataaaaaaacaaattaaagagaagtttgcaaacaaacaaacttttCAAAAGACAAAGGAAAGGTAGCACATCTCAGACTTGGAAGACCCAAGTCGACAAAAATGGGAAGAAGAAACGTGGAGCAAAAACTCCTCATTTTCTGCAAAACGTGGGAAGGTTGCAGTCATGGAAGATTGCTGCACAGATAGTGGGAGAAGTTAAGGGAAAGTGGAGGCCTCTACTCCCCCACGTAAAAACACCAGAGCCTTCCAACCATGCCTATAAATAAGTACTAGTTGCAGTGCAAGAGGGGAAAAACGGAAAGGAGAAGAGACTCTGCAGAAATCaagaaagaaatcaaagaggtgaACTGTTGTGGAAATTCAAGGAGATAAGAGCAAACAGAGAAGCGGATACATAGCAAAGGAAAGCAACAAAGCATTTAAAGTGCACCGTTCTttgtcgctctc
This window contains:
- the LOC103401342 gene encoding uncharacterized protein — its product is MANRWRAAGSNIRAVLQNPSSGPQPPFSSFAAMYHTIQAIPREVTGNRVSVKDRAQGRIPAVVFSQQLNPTSAAARPVSRKHLLTTERKQIQAILKSVELPFFCSTRFPLQIRAGSGSSDLLESGNVIPIKIHRDEESGKILNLVFVWADEGSELKVDVPVVFKGEDVCPGLKKGGHLNKIRTSLTYLGPAEHIPTKIEVDVSDLDIGDRVFVPDVEVHPSMKLLSKNETMPICKMVATNLDNTESARV